A portion of the Bacillales bacterium genome contains these proteins:
- the sspJ gene encoding small acid-soluble spore protein SspJ: MPEQRNRQNAKDEQQVKQEGLSEAERELQNDPLQEAVEKEQYEENQSR; this comes from the coding sequence ATGCCTGAACAAAGAAACCGCCAAAACGCGAAAGACGAACAACAGGTGAAGCAGGAAGGCTTGAGCGAAGCGGAACGCGAACTGCAAAACGACCCGCTCCAGGAAGCCGTGGAAAAGGAACAGTACGAAGAAAATCAGTCGCGCTGA
- a CDS encoding MoxR family ATPase has protein sequence MIRNERLEAIQQEIGKVLLGKETATELIMIALLCKGHVLLEDVPGTGKTLLAKSIAKSIDGAFRRIQFTPDVLPGDVTGIEFFNPKEQTFELRPGPLLTNVLLADEINRATPKTQSSLLEAMEEGQVTIEGKTMQIQSPFMVIATQNPIESHGTFPLPEAQLDRFLLQLRTGYPSREEEKQLLARYRKAEPFETLTPVLSLDDITEMQHEVREVTIAEEIKDYMLDIVQATRASEMISVGVSPRGTLALMRCVQAKAWTQGRGYAIPEDVKSLAPHVLTHRIVLSLEGEMRKSKHELFQELLEGIEVPVEAGAEQ, from the coding sequence ATCATTCGAAATGAAAGGTTAGAAGCCATTCAACAAGAGATAGGCAAAGTGTTGTTAGGGAAAGAAACAGCGACAGAATTGATCATGATCGCTCTGCTTTGCAAAGGTCACGTTCTGCTTGAGGACGTTCCCGGTACGGGAAAAACGTTATTGGCCAAAAGCATTGCGAAATCGATCGACGGGGCATTTCGCCGCATTCAATTTACGCCTGATGTTTTGCCCGGCGACGTGACGGGGATTGAGTTTTTCAACCCAAAAGAACAAACATTCGAATTGCGGCCGGGTCCTCTCTTGACGAACGTGCTGCTTGCTGACGAAATCAATCGCGCGACGCCGAAAACCCAATCGAGTTTACTGGAAGCGATGGAGGAAGGACAAGTAACGATCGAAGGAAAGACGATGCAAATTCAATCTCCTTTCATGGTGATCGCAACGCAAAACCCGATCGAGTCGCATGGGACGTTCCCGTTACCTGAAGCGCAGTTGGATCGATTCTTGCTGCAATTGCGAACCGGCTATCCCTCCAGAGAAGAGGAAAAACAATTGCTCGCGCGCTACCGAAAGGCTGAACCGTTCGAAACGTTGACTCCTGTGCTGTCGTTGGATGACATCACCGAGATGCAACACGAAGTGCGCGAAGTGACGATAGCGGAGGAAATCAAAGATTATATGCTTGATATCGTGCAAGCGACACGAGCGTCAGAAATGATTTCCGTCGGTGTCAGCCCGAGAGGGACGCTTGCATTAATGCGCTGCGTACAAGCGAAAGCATGGACGCAAGGGCGCGGCTATGCAATTCCTGAGGACGTAAAATCACTTGCTCCGCACGTGTTGACGCATCGGATCGTATTGAGTTTGGAAGGAGAAATGAGAAAATCGAAGCATGAACTATTCCAGGAGCTGTTGGAAGGCATTGAGGTGCCGGTTGAGGCAGGGGCAGAGCAGTGA
- a CDS encoding DUF58 domain-containing protein, with protein MKEWRIQYDLRHGSLFSVISAVLTIIAIFANVRMLFLLALLLIVYQVWTHFYLKVIGQSVRLRNPKRFIRLFPCDRDRLNVTIINTAPFPLANLTLMFRLDKVVTLNNEWLESGKTTILYKRSMFIDPKSEKEIVFDLTAHQRAAVKLVDIQVVVKDWFGLGEVRMNLDRIFQTHVIVYPDLIPVNGLEKITSLRHGERMTNVSLNEDLLSPVGTRNYVRTDPFNRIHWKASAKSGQLQTKQLQATNGMTWSLLLYFDKRTMNSADLEREISCFAYLCKYADDNDIPFELYTNIKSFGRHNLLHLPAGKGRTQLAKAYELLARIQKFSLTLPPDWLLKEADNPHFDDRVSFLNTHFPSLHKQGTLSKWRRSGRPMFTVRSDENGAYITAFCERKEAVL; from the coding sequence GTGAAAGAGTGGAGAATTCAGTACGATCTGCGGCACGGAAGCTTGTTTTCTGTCATTTCCGCTGTGTTGACAATCATCGCGATTTTCGCCAATGTCCGGATGCTTTTTTTGTTGGCCCTGCTTCTCATCGTGTATCAGGTGTGGACCCATTTTTATTTGAAAGTCATCGGGCAGTCCGTTCGTTTGAGAAATCCAAAACGATTCATCCGGCTGTTCCCTTGCGATCGAGATCGGTTAAATGTAACGATCATTAATACGGCACCTTTTCCGCTGGCGAACCTCACGTTAATGTTTCGTCTCGACAAAGTCGTTACGTTGAACAATGAATGGCTTGAATCCGGCAAAACGACCATCCTGTACAAGAGAAGTATGTTCATCGATCCAAAAAGTGAGAAAGAAATCGTCTTTGATTTAACAGCTCATCAGCGCGCGGCAGTCAAGCTCGTCGACATACAAGTGGTTGTAAAAGATTGGTTCGGTTTGGGAGAAGTGCGTATGAACCTTGACCGGATTTTTCAAACGCATGTGATCGTTTATCCTGATCTGATCCCGGTAAACGGTTTGGAGAAAATCACCTCATTGCGCCACGGGGAGAGAATGACGAATGTTTCGCTGAATGAAGACTTGTTATCCCCCGTAGGGACGAGAAATTATGTGCGCACTGATCCCTTTAACCGTATTCATTGGAAAGCTTCCGCGAAAAGCGGGCAGTTGCAAACGAAGCAGTTGCAGGCGACGAACGGGATGACATGGTCGCTGTTGTTGTATTTTGATAAAAGAACTATGAATTCCGCCGATCTTGAACGAGAAATCAGTTGTTTTGCTTACTTGTGCAAGTATGCAGACGACAACGACATTCCATTTGAATTGTATACGAACATCAAATCTTTCGGAAGGCACAATCTGCTTCATCTGCCTGCCGGAAAGGGACGCACACAATTGGCGAAAGCTTATGAACTGCTTGCTCGCATTCAAAAGTTCAGTCTCACGCTTCCGCCTGATTGGTTGTTGAAAGAGGCTGACAACCCCCATTTTGATGACCGTGTCTCGTTTTTAAACACTCATTTTCCGTCCTTACACAAGCAAGGCACCTTATCGAAATGGAGACGCTCGGGCCGTCCGATGTTCACCGTTCGTTCCGATGAGAACGGGGCGTACATAACCGCTTTTTGCGAGCGAAAGGAAGCTGTTTTATGA
- a CDS encoding DUF4129 domain-containing protein, with product MTTAANLFRYCFEGFTLFIVLMFFESPEKMTAHAVAFILAYLFPAIILAIFAQRLQQLSFLVLLIVSAALFLFAWMLGFSPFVALLISLAAGWRSFKSFLLTDAHPDDRFNDLYVFILSLILALFVSLSADSTAVLFLVVFLQLLFLFATRAAATFAAGTRPSALFQWIGGTFAVLTAVSVGIVFLFPVVKWFVISILQGFVRTIGLVISIAVYWLVSLLHLSNLGSSKLTNSDSGLKSVTPIIHSNLSRLSGHDSFSWETVFWITVIILFLLTAILYAKKKINLGETKRQQAAKSMETSRPLKIDTNMRRRRIRSPKNRVRKKLFQLHKQFSRLGIGRRKGQTVSEWFADLDLSDDAKEKVASGYVKVRYGGQLLSLSEWADYEAAVDAMMAEAKTKYERKRHFAPRPFKR from the coding sequence ATGACAACCGCAGCTAACCTGTTTCGTTACTGTTTCGAAGGCTTTACGTTGTTTATTGTCCTGATGTTTTTTGAATCTCCGGAAAAGATGACGGCGCATGCGGTTGCTTTCATTTTGGCTTACCTTTTTCCTGCGATAATCCTTGCTATTTTCGCACAACGTTTGCAACAATTATCCTTTCTTGTGCTGCTCATCGTTTCTGCTGCCCTTTTTCTGTTCGCGTGGATGCTCGGCTTTTCGCCGTTTGTCGCCCTTCTTATTTCGCTAGCCGCAGGGTGGCGCTCGTTCAAAAGTTTTCTGCTTACTGATGCTCATCCGGACGATCGATTCAACGACTTGTATGTTTTTATATTGTCATTGATCCTAGCGCTTTTTGTGTCGCTGTCCGCGGATTCGACGGCTGTCTTGTTTCTCGTCGTCTTTTTGCAATTGCTGTTTTTGTTCGCCACAAGAGCGGCTGCTACTTTTGCCGCTGGTACTCGTCCATCAGCCCTTTTTCAATGGATTGGCGGAACGTTTGCGGTGTTGACGGCTGTTTCCGTCGGAATCGTATTCCTTTTTCCCGTCGTTAAATGGTTCGTCATCTCGATTTTGCAAGGATTTGTACGTACGATCGGCTTGGTGATCAGCATTGCGGTCTATTGGTTGGTTTCCCTCTTGCATTTAAGCAATCTTGGGTCGTCGAAGTTGACGAACAGCGATTCCGGATTGAAAAGCGTCACGCCGATCATCCATTCGAATCTTTCTCGCCTGAGCGGCCACGACTCGTTCTCGTGGGAGACCGTCTTTTGGATCACCGTCATCATTCTGTTTCTTCTAACCGCAATTCTTTATGCGAAAAAGAAGATCAATCTTGGCGAGACAAAGCGGCAACAAGCGGCGAAATCGATGGAAACCTCCCGCCCTTTGAAAATCGATACGAATATGCGGAGGCGACGCATACGTTCGCCGAAAAATCGTGTGCGAAAAAAACTATTCCAACTGCACAAACAATTTTCGCGGCTCGGAATCGGCCGGCGTAAAGGACAAACGGTATCCGAGTGGTTTGCCGATCTTGACCTTTCTGATGACGCAAAAGAAAAAGTCGCTTCCGGCTATGTAAAGGTGCGCTACGGCGGCCAATTGCTCTCATTGTCCGAATGGGCGGATTACGAGGCGGCCGTCGATGCCATGATGGCTGAGGCAAAGACGAAATATGAACGAAAGAGGCATTTTGCGCCTCGTCCATTTAAACGATAA
- the rnz gene encoding ribonuclease Z — protein sequence MDLYFLGTGGGVPSNERNVTSIALRMPERGAIWLFDCGEATQQQILKTPLKLSKIEKIFVTHTHGDHIYGLPGLLASRSFQEDESEVTVYGPKGVRRFIETAFSVSGTYLRYPLSIVEVHEGVVFEDDSLTVEAAQLEHVIPSFGYRIVEKDRPGALDAERLKAEGLPPGPLYKRLKNGETVTTEDGQVFHGPDYVGPLKRGKKAAILGDTRPCRAIDKLADQVDVLVHEATFMEADAERAHRYFHSTTVDAAKKARAASSGALIMTHVSSRYKGMEEAFVQEAREIFPASHLAEDFWSFPV from the coding sequence TTGGATTTGTACTTTCTTGGAACGGGCGGGGGCGTTCCGTCGAACGAGCGCAACGTGACATCCATCGCCTTGCGGATGCCGGAGCGCGGCGCCATTTGGTTGTTTGACTGTGGAGAAGCCACGCAGCAACAAATCTTGAAAACCCCGTTGAAATTGAGCAAAATCGAAAAAATTTTCGTTACGCATACGCACGGAGACCATATTTACGGACTGCCCGGACTGCTGGCAAGCCGATCGTTTCAAGAGGACGAATCGGAGGTGACCGTTTACGGTCCGAAAGGAGTTCGCCGCTTCATCGAAACGGCTTTCTCAGTTTCGGGAACGTATTTACGCTATCCGCTTTCGATTGTAGAGGTACACGAAGGTGTAGTCTTTGAGGACGATTCGCTGACGGTGGAAGCGGCTCAGTTGGAACACGTTATCCCCTCTTTCGGATACCGGATTGTCGAAAAAGACCGTCCTGGCGCGCTCGACGCTGAACGGTTAAAGGCGGAAGGGCTGCCGCCCGGTCCCCTATACAAGCGGTTGAAGAACGGGGAAACGGTGACGACTGAGGACGGTCAAGTGTTTCACGGGCCGGATTATGTCGGACCGTTGAAACGGGGGAAGAAGGCAGCGATTCTCGGCGACACGCGTCCGTGTCGGGCGATCGATAAGCTCGCGGACCAAGTTGACGTGCTCGTGCATGAGGCGACGTTCATGGAAGCGGATGCCGAGCGGGCCCATCGCTACTTTCATTCGACGACCGTCGATGCGGCAAAAAAAGCGCGCGCCGCATCATCGGGCGCGCTGATCATGACGCATGTAAGTTCTCGATACAAAGGCATGGAAGAGGCATTCGTGCAGGAAGCGAGGGAGATTTTTCCCGCTTCCCATTTAGCTGAAGACTTTTGGAGCTTTCCGGTTTAA
- the namA gene encoding NADPH dehydrogenase NamA: MAKLFEPITFKDVTLKNRIVMAPMCMYSCMEEDGKVNDWHVTHYTSRAVGQAGLVILEASAVTPQGRISKQDLGIWSDEHVDGLRSLVALNHEHGSKIGIQLAHAGRKAEVDGPIIAPTAEPYNEKTKVPDEMSRAQIEETVEAFKSAAGRAKAAGFDVIELHGAHGYLISEFLSPLANKRKDEYGGSRDNRYRFLREVIEAVKEVWDGPLFVRVSASDYREGGNTSEDHVYFASLMKAQGVDLVDCSSGGVAPARVNVYPGYQVKFAEQIKHGAGIATGAVGLITEPLHAEEILQNDRADLILLARELLRDPYWPLRAARALGEPIDGPRQYLRGWQA, from the coding sequence TTGGCGAAGTTATTTGAACCGATAACGTTTAAAGACGTAACCTTGAAAAATAGAATTGTGATGGCCCCGATGTGCATGTATTCATGCATGGAGGAAGACGGCAAGGTGAATGATTGGCATGTGACGCATTATACGTCAAGGGCCGTCGGCCAAGCAGGACTCGTGATTTTGGAGGCGAGTGCGGTCACGCCGCAAGGACGCATTTCGAAGCAAGATTTGGGGATATGGAGCGATGAGCATGTGGACGGGTTGCGGTCGCTCGTCGCGTTGAACCATGAGCATGGTTCGAAAATCGGCATTCAGCTGGCTCATGCCGGGCGCAAAGCGGAAGTGGACGGACCGATCATCGCGCCGACGGCGGAGCCGTATAATGAGAAGACGAAAGTACCGGATGAGATGAGCCGCGCGCAAATCGAAGAAACGGTCGAAGCCTTCAAGAGCGCCGCAGGGCGCGCGAAGGCGGCGGGATTCGACGTGATCGAGTTGCACGGGGCGCACGGCTACTTGATCAGCGAGTTTCTTTCGCCGCTTGCGAACAAACGGAAGGATGAATACGGCGGTTCGCGGGATAATCGCTATCGGTTCTTGCGCGAGGTGATTGAAGCGGTGAAAGAAGTGTGGGACGGTCCGTTGTTCGTGCGGGTATCTGCGAGCGATTACCGCGAAGGCGGAAATACATCGGAAGATCACGTATATTTCGCAAGCCTAATGAAAGCGCAAGGGGTCGACCTCGTCGATTGCAGTTCAGGAGGCGTAGCCCCGGCACGTGTGAATGTGTACCCCGGTTACCAAGTAAAATTTGCTGAACAAATCAAACACGGAGCCGGCATCGCCACCGGCGCCGTCGGTCTCATCACCGAACCGCTGCATGCCGAGGAAATCTTGCAAAACGACCGCGCAGATCTTATTCTATTGGCGCGCGAACTGCTGCGTGACCCGTATTGGCCGCTGCGCGCGGCGCGCGCACTCGGCGAGCCCATCGATGGGCCGCGACAATACTTGCGCGGCTGGCAAGCTTAA